GGGTGGACCGGCAGGGGCGGCTGCGCAGCAGTTTGAGGAACGTGGGCATGAACGCCTGGCGGCCCGCGTAGAAGATCATGTCGGTCTTCGTGCCGCAGATCGTGTCGCTGATCGTGCGCAGGAGCGAGGGGCCGCCGCGCGGGTCGAAGGGGAAGCTGAGGCCGGACCTGTCCACGTACGGCTTGAGCCCGAGCTTGGGGTCGAGGAAGGCGTCCTTGAGCGAGCGGGCGTACAGGTCCTTGGTGCCCTGCGGGGTCACGTCCGCCCACATCAGCGCCGCGTTCCCGCCCACCTTCCGCTTCTTGAACTCCTCGGAGATGGCGGCGAGCTGGCCCGACGTGCTGACCGCGGTACGGGTGAGCCCGGGGATGGGCCCGGCCCCGTCGATCTCGCCGGTGGTGTTGAACCCGGCGGCGGTGATGAAGTCGGCGACCATCGGGATGCCGGGGTCCTTGGCCAGGGCGCGCGCCGCGTCGATGCTCTCCTGCTGGCTGGGGCCCATGCCGGTGACCGCGACGATCTGCCCGGGGCTGCCGGTCGCGCCGGTCGCGGCGTTCCTGCGCACCGCCTGCACCGTCGTCCGCCACTGCGAACCGTCGTGGCCGGTGTTGGCGAGCAGGAGCCGGATCTTGGGGAACGTCTCAGAACGGTTGGCGCGGTACTGCCCGATGAACGCCCCTTCGAGCTGGTGCAGCGCCCGCTCGCCGACCAGCCCGCGCGGGCCCGCGCCCATCGGCGCCATGAGCGCGATCGTGCTGTAGTCCTTGCCCTGCATGACCTGCCGGTTCTCCGCCGCGATGGCCTCCAGGATCCGCTGGTACTGCTCGCCCAGCACCATCGTGCCCTCGGCCGGGTCCATCAGCCCGACGCACTCGCCCTCCACGTCGACGACGTCCGCGCTGCGCGTCTCACAACCGCCGAACGGCCACCAGCCCTGCGTGTAGTTCACCAGCACGACGGTGGAGATCAGTACGGCGACCACCACGACGATCACTACCAGGCGCCGCTGGAAGAGCGCTCCCACCTGCCGTAACAGAATCCACGCGCGCGTCGCGAGCGAAGGCGCCGGTGCCGGTTCGTCATGCATCTGGACTCCAGCCGTCACTCATCCCATGACCGTGCGGACGCGCTCTTCCTCGACCATCGGTCGCACGCTTTCCAACCCCTGGGGCGGCGTTCTCCTTGACTCAACGTCATTAAAACGTGTTCAACACCGGCCGGACAACAGTCATGCTCATGGCGCCCGGCGCCTCATTTTGGTGCGCATGGGGCAGAACGTGACGCACTACAGCACAATCGAGGCATGGAGCTCCCTCGGCAGCCCGGCCCCCGGGACTACCCCGGTGTGGTCGCCACCCTGGTCGCGATCCTGGCGGTCCTGCTGCCGGGCGGCCTGTCCTACAGCATCTACCGGTACGTGAGCCCGCCCGCCCCTGTCACCCCGGTGGCCCTGCCCGACCCCACCCCCAGCAAGAAGCCCCGCCAGAAGCCGCTGATCACGGACGGTGAGTTCGGCGACTGGAACTTCCGCATGGGCAGCGTCGCCTTCAAGGCCAAGCGGGTGAGCGGCTGGACCTACGACACCTGCGCCCCGGTCGACCGGCAGGGCGTGCTGGCCGGCAACGGCTGCGCGCAGGCGGTCCAGCTCGCCTACTCGGCCTACAGCGGGCATCTCACGGCGGTCCAGGTCATCATGGCCTTCCCCACCGAGCAGGCCGCCAAGGCCACGGCCAAGCGCCTGACCGGCTCCTCCCGCGCCGTGCAGTGGCGCCGGGACAAGCTGCTCGGCGAGTACGTCTACGGCAGGACGCGGTCGAGCGCGACCGGACGGTACGTCGTCTTCACGGCGGTCACCGCCGACAAGACGGCCCAGGCCAAGGCCGCCCGCTTCCACCAGTACCTGCACACGGACCACGTGAACTACTTCGTCTTCCGCGACGCGACGGTCTCGGGGTGAGCCTCTTCAGGCACCCGGACGGCCGGTAGCATCGCGATCGTGGCGGATTGGGAGTTTCGTCCGGCTTCGGTGGCGGACGTGGACGCGGTGGCGGAGCTGCGTGCGGTGGTGATGAGGGCCGATCTCGAACGGCTCGGACGGTACGACGAGCACCGCGTACGGCAGCGCCTGCGCGACGGTTTCCACCCGGCCCACACCTGGACGATCGAGGTGGACGGCGCCTTCGCCGGTTGCGTCGCGCTGCGGCCGGCGCCGGGCGCGTACTGGCTGGAGCACTTCTACCTGGACCCCCGGGTGCAGGGCAGGGGGATCGGGACCGCCGTGCTGGGGCGGCTGCTGGAGCGGTGCGACCAGGAGGGGGCCGAGGTGCGGCTGCAGGTGCTGCGGGGCAGCCCGGCCAGGCGGCTGTACGAGCGGCACGGTTTCACGCGCGAGAGCGAGGACGAGGTGGACGTCTTCATGGTGCGTGCGCCGGCGACGGTCAGCCCGCCGTCCACGGGCGCAGCTTCTCGGGGTTGAGCACCGCCCAGATGTGCTTGATGCGGCCGTCGGCGACGTCGAAGGCGAGCACCGACACGGTCGCGCCGTCGAGCTGAGCCACCAGGCCGGGCTGGCCGTTGACCGTGCGTTCCACGAGCTCCATGCCGGATCGTGCGTCCATCCGGTCGGCGAAGAAGCGCGCGATCGGCTCGGCGCCCCGGACCGGGTGGAGGACGGCGGTGACGAGGCCGCCGCCGTCGCCTGTCGCGGTGGCCTCCGGGTCGAGGATGGCGATGAGGGCGTTGATGTCCTTGCCCTCCCACGCCTGCTTGAAGGCCCTGACGACGCCGGCCTGCTGGGCGGCCGGAGCCGTGGGGACGCGGGAGTCGCGGATGCGGCGGCGGGCCGAGGTGGCGAGCTGGCGGCAGGCCGCCGGGGTGCGGCCGACGATCTCGGCGACCTCGGCGAAGGGGTAGCGGAAGACGTCGTGCAGGATGAACGCCACGCGCTCGGCCGGGGTCATCGACTCCAGCACGACGAGGAAGGCCATGTTGACCGACTCGTCGAGGGTCACCCGGTCGGCCGGGTCGCCGCTCGCCGGCTCCGTACGCTCGGGCAGCGGCTCGGGGATCCACTCGCCCACGTACCGCTCGCGCCGGGCCCGCGCGGAGCCGAGCAGGTCGAGGCAGATGCGGCCGGCGACCTTCGTCAGCCAGGCGGCGGGCGACTGGATGGCGTCCTGCTGGCGCCTGGACATGGCGTACCAGCGGGCGTAGGTCTCCTGGACGACGTCCTCGGCGTCGGCGAGTGAGCCGAGCAGCCGGTAGGCGAGGTTGGTCAGGTGGCGCCGCTCGCTCATGATCGCGCTCAGGCTGGGGTCGTGTGCTGATGGCGTGGTCATGATGTCGCCGGCTCCCTCGCTCGTTCCGCCCTCACCCGGTCAGACGAGACACCGGGGTGAAGTGTGAGGTCCGCCCGCCACCTCACATCTGGCGCGGTCGCGTCGTCGTACCGGCGAACCGAACACCGAGAAGGGACCGATCATGGAACCCGTCAACGTCGCGATCATCTACTACAGTGCCACGGGCACCGTGCACGCCCTGGCGCGGGCCGCCGCCGAGGGCGCGGAGAAGGCCGGGGCGGACGTGCGGCTGCGCAAGGTCGCCGAGCCGGCGCCGCCGGAGGTGATCGCCTCCAGGCCGGAGTGGGCGCAGCACGTCAGCGACACCGCCGACGTCCCCGAGGCCGTGCTGGACGATCTGGCCTGGGCCGACGCCGTGCTGTTCGGCACGCCCACCCGCTTCGGGAACCCGGCCAGCCCGCTCAGGGTGTTCATGGAGAGCACCGGCAGCCTGTGGTTCCAGGGCAAGCTGGCGGACAAGGTGTACTCGGCCTTCACCGCGTCCAACACCGCCCACGGCGGGCAGGAGTCCACGATCCTGGCGCTGGCGAACACGTTCTACCACTGGGGCGGGATCATCGTGCCGCCCGGTTACACGGATCCCGTCCAGTTCCAGTCGGGCAACCCGTACGGGACCTCCCACGTGGCCGGTGACGGCCCGCCCGGGGAGATCGCCCTGCAGGCGGCCCGGCACCAGGCCCGCCGCGTCGTCGACACCGCCGCCTCGTTCAAGGCCGGCCGCGCCGCCTGATCGTCAGGGGTGCTGCGCCGGGCCTGAGTTGTTCGCCCGGTTCCGGGCGACGG
The nucleotide sequence above comes from Nonomuraea gerenzanensis. Encoded proteins:
- a CDS encoding type 1 periplasmic-binding domain-containing protein, encoding MGALFQRRLVVIVVVVAVLISTVVLVNYTQGWWPFGGCETRSADVVDVEGECVGLMDPAEGTMVLGEQYQRILEAIAAENRQVMQGKDYSTIALMAPMGAGPRGLVGERALHQLEGAFIGQYRANRSETFPKIRLLLANTGHDGSQWRTTVQAVRRNAATGATGSPGQIVAVTGMGPSQQESIDAARALAKDPGIPMVADFITAAGFNTTGEIDGAGPIPGLTRTAVSTSGQLAAISEEFKKRKVGGNAALMWADVTPQGTKDLYARSLKDAFLDPKLGLKPYVDRSGLSFPFDPRGGPSLLRTISDTICGTKTDMIFYAGRQAFMPTFLKLLRSRPCRSTPITVVTGDDAQDQDPNDPSLHDPEAPIKVMFVPLADPNRLDHEDNPHRQLYRDFRDEFVAPHHGVTFPAEHLGSGLAILAYDAVTAAATAVQKAAIGVDPSQLSLPSAAAVRGQLYLFTGTNAIRGASGAFTLDSRTGERVNVTVPTPVTIP
- a CDS encoding GNAT family N-acetyltransferase, with amino-acid sequence MADWEFRPASVADVDAVAELRAVVMRADLERLGRYDEHRVRQRLRDGFHPAHTWTIEVDGAFAGCVALRPAPGAYWLEHFYLDPRVQGRGIGTAVLGRLLERCDQEGAEVRLQVLRGSPARRLYERHGFTRESEDEVDVFMVRAPATVSPPSTGAASRG
- the sigJ gene encoding RNA polymerase sigma factor SigJ: MTTPSAHDPSLSAIMSERRHLTNLAYRLLGSLADAEDVVQETYARWYAMSRRQQDAIQSPAAWLTKVAGRICLDLLGSARARRERYVGEWIPEPLPERTEPASGDPADRVTLDESVNMAFLVVLESMTPAERVAFILHDVFRYPFAEVAEIVGRTPAACRQLATSARRRIRDSRVPTAPAAQQAGVVRAFKQAWEGKDINALIAILDPEATATGDGGGLVTAVLHPVRGAEPIARFFADRMDARSGMELVERTVNGQPGLVAQLDGATVSVLAFDVADGRIKHIWAVLNPEKLRPWTAG
- the wrbA gene encoding NAD(P)H:quinone oxidoreductase, producing MEPVNVAIIYYSATGTVHALARAAAEGAEKAGADVRLRKVAEPAPPEVIASRPEWAQHVSDTADVPEAVLDDLAWADAVLFGTPTRFGNPASPLRVFMESTGSLWFQGKLADKVYSAFTASNTAHGGQESTILALANTFYHWGGIIVPPGYTDPVQFQSGNPYGTSHVAGDGPPGEIALQAARHQARRVVDTAASFKAGRAA